A single region of the Fusarium fujikuroi IMI 58289 draft genome, chromosome FFUJ_chr05 genome encodes:
- a CDS encoding related to hexamer-binding protein HEXBP: protein MSSLSRRACYKCGNVGHYAEVCSSAERLCYNCKQPGHESNGCPLPRTTEAKQCYHCQGLGHVQADCPTLRLSGTGTSGRCYNCGQPGHLARACPNPVGTTMGRGAPMGRGGFPGGYGRGGFAGGPRPATCYKCGGPNHFARDCQAQAMKCYACGKLGHISRDCTAPNGGPLNTAGKTCYQCGEAGHISRDCPQKNAPGVGEIPQEVDISSVPAPPVASIAPVA from the exons atgtcttctctctctcgACGTGCTTGCTACAAGTGTGGCAATGTTGGCCACTACGCTGAGGTCTGCTCTTCTGCTGAGCGTCTCTGCTACAACTGCAAGCAGCCTG GCCACGAGTCCAACGGATGCCCTCTTCCCCGAACCACTGAGGCCAAGCAGTGCTACCACTGCCAGGGTCTTGGTCACGTCCAGGCTGACTGCCCTACCCTCCGCCTGAGCGGTACCGGCACCAGCGGCCGCTGCTACAACTGTGGCCAGCCCGGTCACCTTGCT CGCGCCTGCCCCAACCCTGTTGGTACTACTATGGGCCGTGGTGCTCCCATGGGTCGTGGTGGCTTCCCCGGTGGTTACGGCCGTGGTGGTTTCGCCGGTGGTCCTCGCCCTGCCACTTGCTACAAGTGTGGTGGTCCCAACCACTTTGCTCGTGATTGCCAGGCTCAGGCCATGAAGTGCTATGCCTGCGGCAAGCTCGGTCACATCTCTCGGGATTGCACTGCTCCTAACGGCGGTCCTCTCAACACTGCTGGCAAGACTTGCTATCAGTGCGGTGAGGCTGGACACATCTCTCGTGACTGCCCTCAGAAGAACGCTCCCGGTGTTGGCGAGATCCCTCAGGAGGTTGATATCAGCAGCGTTCCTGCTCCTCCCGTTGCTTCTATCGCTCCCGTGGCTTAA
- a CDS encoding related to tryptophan 2,3 dioxygenase, whose amino-acid sequence MLPSIPVLAEYGISPTHGFLPDTLPLTRLPDPYYNKWEAIAANLQALILSRRLRGVIDRLPVLSTIGLEHDAEWRRAYSLLGFMAHGYIWGGDSPSDRLPASISVPLLEISEHLEVPPVATYAAVCLWNFKPLFVDEDIDNLENLATLNTYTGALDESWFYLVSVAIEARGAPIIPLMLTAIAAARHGDSAAVTRCLRTFAERLTDLTNILQRMHESCDPTIFYHRIRPFLAGSKNMAEAGLPNGVIYEDGSGTEEYRQYSGGSNAQSSLIQFFDVILGIEHRPTGESRDPSSDSDRGRAANRHNFIMEMRRYMPGPHARFLNDVANVANIREYVESHHSDKQLCLAYDACLAMLSAFRDKHIAIVTRYIINPSKQVRARSRSRSPEVTRNKLNLAVASRKNKENQKGTGGTALIPFLKQARDETGEPAVEEWTRRFMKRKMQTEGRNDFFLGKTLQDDVSLTEDVEIKGLAGSWTMDDEIGGICQY is encoded by the coding sequence ATGCTTCCCTCTATCCCAGTCCTAGCCGAGTACGGCATCTCGCCAACTCACGGCTTCCTCCCGGATACTCTTCCCTTGACCCGTCTCCCAGATCCATACTACAACAAATGGGAGGCCATCGCCGCAAACCTCCAGGCTCTTATTCTCAGCCGCAGACTGCGCGGTGTTATCGACAGATTACCAGTTCTGTCGACAATCGGTCTTGAGCATGACGCTGAGTGGCGACGTGCCTATTCACTACTCGGCTTCATGGCCCATGGATATATCTGGGGTGGTGATTCACCGTCAGATAGACTTCCTGCATCTATCTCTGTTCCGCTACTGGAGATCTCTGAGCATCTGGAAGTGCCGCCCGTTGCGACGTATGCGGCTGTTTGTCTCTGGAACTTTAAACCCCTCTTTGTTGACGAGGATATCGATAACCTTGAGAACCTCGCCACTCTAAACACATATACTGGAGCTCTTGATGAATCATGGTTCTACCTTGTCTCAGTTGCTATTGAGGCTCGTGGCGCGCCAATTATTCCTTTAATGTTGACggctattgctgctgctcgtcATGGAGACAGTGCTGCCGTTACGCGCTGTCTGCGCACTTTCGCAGAGCGTCTCACAGACTTGACGAATATTCTTCAGCGGATGCACGAGAGTTGCGATCCTACCATCTTTTATCACCGAATTAGACCTTTCCTTGCTGGAAGCAAGAACATGGCGGAGGCTGGCCTCCCTAATGGTGTCATTTACGAAGACGGTTCCGGCACTGAGGAATATCGACAATACAGCGGTGGCAGCAACGCTCAGAGCAGTCTGATCCAATTCTTCGATGTCATTCTTGGAATTGAGCACCGTCCGACAGGAGAGTCTCGCGATCCTTCTTCAGACAGCGATCGAGGCCGTGCTGCGAACCGACACaacttcatcatggagatgAGACGCTACATGCCCGGTCCTCACGCCCGCTTCCTCAACGACGTAGCCAACGTCGCCAACATCCGCGAATACGTCGAATCCCACCACTCAGACAAACAACTCTGCCTCGCCTACGACGCCTGTCTCGCCATGCTAAGCGCATTCCGCGACAAGCACATCGCCATCGTGACACGCTACATCATCAACCCGTCCAAGCAAGTCCGCGCGCGCAGCCGCTCCCGCAGCCCTGAAGTGACCCgcaacaagctcaacctcGCAGTCGCATCgcgcaagaacaaggagaaccAGAAGGGTACGGGCGGCACAGCGCTTATTCCGTTCTTGAAGCAGGCGAGGGATGAGACGGGCGAGCCGGCGGTTGAGGAGTGGACGAGGCGGTttatgaagaggaagatgcagACGGAGGGGAGAAATGATTTCTTCTTGGGGAAGACGTTGCAGGATGATGTTAGTTTGACGGAGGATGTGGAGATTAAAGGTCTTGCTGGATCGTGGACCATGGACGATGAGATTGGTGGTATTTGTCAGTATTAG